Proteins found in one Bremerella volcania genomic segment:
- a CDS encoding family 16 glycoside hydrolase, whose product MTTLYSRLLLSLTVSLALGSSLLAAEEQFQVLFNGKDLSGWRGHDKFWSVQDGSIVGETTSENPTKGNTFLVWQGPELSDFEFRCKVRFQGNNSGVQYRSEIVDADNYVLKGYQADLHPKQEYFGMLYGEKTGRGIIATRGEQVMINAEGKKEVTGKVGDGTQLTDDEWNDLRIVVVGHRLIHQVNGVTTVDVTDNSKEALLKGVLGLQLHQGPPMKVEFRNLLLRELKGDQAKAILNEAIASGTPSEKTASDTPTDLAPESNEAWLTTEPIAKWIWAKDSPDGHKLNLRKSFEVGGQVKAARLYATCDNSMKLILNGKPIKSSNNWQSPIELNVTKSLKPGKNVLAVAGENEGGVAALVLKLVVQLADGTRQTIVTDESWKISDAKAAGWEQVTFDDASWTKPTIKGTLGDGPWGIPNYTSQTAKGEAKDPLNPKNILTAPGFVVDHIYTVPKEQGSWVSLTVDPKGRFYACDQGGAGLYRITVRENEQPRIEPVSVDALKSISGIQGMIWAFDSLWVHRNGGHLYRLTDTNGDDKLDTAEEIPGGTGGGEHGNHAVIVTEDGRELYLDGGNHAALGEYMQTHVATWDEDLLLPRMWDANGHARGRLAPGGWVTRLNPETKEQTVYTIGFRNQYDIDKNRFGDVFTYDADMEWDLGLPWYRPTRICHVASGADYGWRSGSGKWPAYYEDSVPPVVDIGPGSPTGVVSGAGTAFPTRYQDALFALDWTFGTIYAIHLKPHGAGYQGEAEPFTFGSPLPVTDAIVGEDGALYFTIGGRGTQSAMFRVRYIGDESLDVPSEVDPAAAEARMKRRQLEAFHGTKAPAAVEFAWPFLSSEDRFLRNAARAAIESQPVETWAASVFTEPNPQAHVTAAVALARMGSQEHRAPQLASLVKMDAKSLDKGQLLGLLRAYALTFIRLGAPTEEERTQIIAQLDPLLPSSDADVNTELIRVLTYLRADSVVAKTMTLIEERSTPEIPDWSTLASRNARYGGTVNALLNNHPPTRELGYAFILRNMRTGWTLDQRKAYFTFLNEAAKASGGASYPGYLTRIRDEALGNCTDAERKALESITGEDFNPVPDFPIAKIEGPGKEYTLDSAMAAVRGKPDFERGRSLFFSATCGKCHRLGTLGGSIGPDLTSIPHKFDQRYVVEAIVDPSKHISDQYGSSVVLLDSGRVVTGLLVENDDEVTIYPNEPNAEPVKVARDEIEDVQPSPVSQMPKDLLNPLSPEEVRDLVNYLMASGNPNDKRYSKGK is encoded by the coding sequence ATGACGACACTCTATTCGCGCCTCCTTCTCTCTTTGACTGTTAGCTTGGCCCTTGGAAGTTCTCTGCTGGCAGCCGAAGAGCAATTCCAGGTCTTGTTCAACGGAAAGGACCTTTCCGGTTGGAGGGGACACGACAAGTTCTGGTCGGTCCAAGATGGATCGATTGTCGGTGAAACGACCTCCGAGAACCCAACCAAGGGGAACACGTTTCTCGTCTGGCAAGGCCCCGAACTGAGTGACTTTGAGTTCCGCTGCAAGGTCCGCTTCCAGGGCAACAACTCCGGCGTGCAATATCGTAGCGAGATCGTCGATGCCGATAATTATGTCCTCAAAGGGTACCAGGCCGATCTGCATCCGAAGCAGGAATACTTCGGAATGCTCTATGGCGAAAAGACCGGCCGAGGCATCATCGCTACCCGCGGCGAGCAAGTCATGATCAACGCCGAAGGGAAAAAGGAAGTCACCGGCAAGGTTGGCGATGGTACCCAACTGACCGACGACGAATGGAACGATCTGCGAATCGTCGTCGTCGGCCACCGCCTTATTCACCAGGTCAACGGCGTCACCACGGTTGATGTAACCGACAACAGCAAAGAGGCCTTGCTGAAGGGCGTCCTGGGTTTGCAGCTTCACCAGGGTCCTCCGATGAAGGTTGAATTCCGGAACCTTCTTCTCCGCGAACTCAAGGGAGACCAGGCAAAGGCCATTCTCAACGAAGCGATCGCCTCAGGCACACCCAGCGAGAAGACCGCATCCGATACGCCTACCGATTTGGCTCCCGAGTCCAACGAGGCCTGGCTCACCACCGAGCCCATCGCCAAGTGGATCTGGGCCAAAGATTCGCCTGACGGTCACAAGCTCAACCTTCGCAAGTCGTTTGAAGTTGGCGGCCAGGTCAAAGCGGCTCGGCTGTATGCCACGTGCGACAATAGCATGAAATTGATCCTCAATGGCAAGCCCATCAAAAGCAGCAACAACTGGCAGTCGCCCATCGAACTGAACGTCACCAAGTCGCTCAAGCCAGGCAAGAACGTTCTGGCCGTTGCCGGCGAAAACGAAGGTGGCGTCGCCGCGCTGGTTTTGAAGCTGGTCGTCCAGCTTGCCGACGGCACGAGGCAAACGATCGTCACCGACGAAAGCTGGAAGATCAGCGACGCGAAAGCAGCCGGATGGGAGCAAGTCACCTTCGACGATGCAAGCTGGACCAAGCCTACCATCAAGGGCACCTTGGGGGATGGTCCCTGGGGCATCCCCAACTACACTTCTCAGACCGCCAAAGGGGAAGCCAAGGACCCGCTCAATCCCAAAAACATACTGACCGCACCGGGTTTCGTAGTGGATCACATCTACACGGTCCCCAAAGAACAAGGGAGCTGGGTTTCACTTACCGTCGACCCCAAGGGACGTTTCTACGCGTGCGATCAAGGGGGAGCTGGCCTCTACCGCATTACTGTTCGTGAAAACGAGCAGCCACGGATCGAGCCTGTCTCGGTCGATGCCCTCAAGTCGATCTCCGGCATTCAGGGGATGATCTGGGCCTTCGACAGCCTCTGGGTCCATCGCAACGGCGGTCACCTCTATCGCTTGACCGACACCAACGGCGATGACAAGCTCGACACGGCCGAAGAGATCCCCGGCGGGACCGGCGGCGGCGAGCATGGTAACCACGCCGTGATCGTGACCGAGGATGGACGCGAACTTTATCTTGACGGAGGCAACCATGCCGCACTCGGCGAATACATGCAGACGCATGTCGCGACTTGGGACGAAGATCTTTTGCTGCCGCGAATGTGGGATGCCAACGGTCATGCTCGCGGTCGGCTTGCCCCTGGCGGATGGGTCACGCGTCTGAACCCCGAAACGAAAGAACAAACGGTCTACACGATCGGCTTCCGCAATCAGTACGACATCGATAAAAACCGTTTCGGTGACGTCTTCACTTACGATGCCGACATGGAATGGGACCTGGGCCTTCCGTGGTATCGCCCGACTCGCATTTGCCATGTGGCCAGCGGTGCTGACTATGGCTGGCGTAGTGGCAGCGGCAAGTGGCCAGCCTATTACGAAGACAGCGTTCCACCGGTGGTCGACATCGGTCCTGGTTCGCCAACCGGCGTTGTCTCCGGCGCGGGTACCGCCTTTCCGACTCGCTACCAGGATGCTCTCTTCGCACTCGACTGGACCTTCGGTACGATCTATGCCATTCACCTCAAACCGCACGGAGCCGGCTACCAAGGCGAGGCCGAGCCTTTTACCTTTGGCTCCCCTCTTCCCGTAACCGATGCCATTGTTGGCGAGGATGGTGCGTTGTATTTCACCATCGGTGGACGAGGAACGCAGTCGGCCATGTTCCGCGTTCGCTATATCGGTGACGAGTCGCTCGACGTTCCCAGCGAAGTCGATCCCGCGGCCGCCGAGGCCCGCATGAAACGGCGTCAACTGGAAGCATTCCACGGAACGAAAGCACCGGCAGCGGTTGAGTTTGCCTGGCCGTTTCTTTCCAGCGAGGACCGTTTCCTGCGAAATGCCGCGCGCGCTGCGATTGAAAGCCAACCGGTCGAGACGTGGGCCGCTTCGGTATTCACCGAACCCAACCCACAAGCCCACGTGACGGCAGCCGTTGCCCTGGCACGCATGGGCAGCCAAGAGCACCGAGCACCGCAACTGGCCAGCCTTGTGAAGATGGACGCCAAGTCGCTCGACAAGGGACAACTACTTGGTCTTTTGCGGGCTTACGCTCTTACGTTCATTCGACTGGGTGCCCCAACCGAAGAAGAACGCACGCAGATCATTGCTCAGCTCGATCCGCTGCTTCCCAGTAGCGACGCCGACGTCAATACCGAACTGATTCGTGTTCTCACGTATCTTCGTGCCGATAGCGTCGTTGCCAAGACGATGACCTTGATCGAAGAGCGTTCAACTCCCGAGATTCCTGACTGGTCGACGCTTGCCTCACGTAATGCCCGGTATGGCGGGACGGTGAATGCCTTGCTGAATAACCACCCGCCGACACGTGAACTTGGCTATGCGTTCATCCTGCGAAACATGCGCACCGGCTGGACGCTCGATCAGCGTAAGGCGTACTTCACCTTTTTGAACGAAGCGGCCAAGGCCTCTGGCGGTGCCAGTTACCCAGGCTACCTCACGCGCATTCGCGACGAAGCACTGGGCAACTGCACCGATGCCGAGCGTAAGGCACTCGAAAGCATTACCGGCGAAGACTTCAACCCGGTTCCCGATTTCCCGATCGCCAAGATCGAGGGCCCCGGCAAGGAGTACACGTTGGATTCTGCCATGGCAGCCGTTCGCGGCAAGCCTGACTTCGAGCGTGGCCGTTCGCTTTTCTTTAGTGCCACGTGCGGCAAGTGCCACCGCCTGGGAACGCTCGGCGGAAGCATCGGTCCCGACCTGACCAGCATTCCGCACAAGTTCGATCAGCGCTACGTCGTTGAAGCGATCGTCGATCCGAGCAAGCATATCTCCGATCAATATGGATCGTCGGTGGTGCTGCTGGACAGCGGCCGGGTCGTGACAGGCCTGCTCGTCGAAAATGACGACGAGGTCACTATCTATCCGAACGAACCGAACGCTGAACCGGTGAAGGTTGCCCGGGATGAAATTGAAGACGTTCAACCGTCTCCCGTTTCGCAAATGCCGAAGGACCTGCTCAATCCTCTGAGCCCGGAAGAAGTTCGCGATCTGGTGAACTATCTGATGGCCTCCGGCAACCCCAACGACAAACGCTACAGCAAAGGCAAGTAG
- a CDS encoding SWIM zinc finger family protein, producing MISIDEDFIAAAAPNAAAAKNGRGLVLKNKFIALHHSDDKSLLFGECQGSGKTPYLCSADFTNPQSVTYRCSCPSRQFPCKHSLGLLYAYVEGKSFTPSEVPESLQEKREKAAARAEKKKVDAAKPRKVNKSALAKKIKAQLDGLDLLEKLTFDLVRLGIGNMNAKSASEIEKQAKLLGNAYLPGAQSALHDYTKLFFDEEEVKTTAAQEAVYSEALDQLGRLHSLVKQGRSYLQNRLDDPELAPETETSIAAWLGHAWQLRELKDAGLVQSDVQLVQLAFNSYDDVARREWVDTGTWMNLSTGAIQLTQNYRPYSAAKHIKAEDSFFQVAQVSELCVYPGDVNPRIRWEGMTMRPLEANDFKRIRSFAHDSFAEVIKQVKNQLKSPLADKLPVYALNFDRIGRVGDQLVVQDSQGQRLVLTEVGLAEEPSTCNLLPLLPSSRLAGQILIARFRHDLDTRKLQVKPLSIVTSTSIDRLTY from the coding sequence ATGATATCGATTGATGAGGATTTCATCGCGGCGGCAGCTCCTAATGCAGCGGCAGCCAAGAATGGACGCGGGCTCGTACTGAAAAACAAATTCATCGCGCTGCATCACTCCGACGACAAATCGCTGCTGTTTGGCGAGTGTCAGGGAAGTGGCAAGACGCCGTATCTTTGCTCGGCCGACTTTACCAACCCCCAATCGGTCACCTATCGCTGCAGTTGCCCCAGCCGGCAGTTTCCCTGCAAGCACTCGCTAGGACTCCTATACGCCTACGTCGAAGGCAAGTCGTTCACGCCAAGCGAGGTCCCCGAGTCGCTACAGGAGAAGCGCGAGAAGGCCGCCGCCAGGGCCGAAAAGAAAAAAGTCGATGCGGCCAAGCCTCGCAAGGTGAACAAGTCGGCCTTGGCCAAAAAGATCAAAGCCCAGCTCGATGGCCTCGATCTGCTCGAAAAGCTGACGTTCGACCTGGTACGACTCGGCATTGGCAATATGAATGCCAAGTCGGCCAGCGAAATCGAGAAGCAGGCCAAGCTGTTGGGTAACGCTTATCTGCCTGGTGCCCAGTCGGCGCTGCACGATTACACCAAGCTCTTCTTCGACGAGGAGGAAGTCAAAACAACGGCCGCCCAGGAAGCCGTCTACAGCGAGGCCCTCGACCAGTTAGGACGGCTCCATTCACTGGTGAAACAAGGACGTTCTTATCTTCAGAACCGCCTGGACGATCCTGAGCTTGCGCCAGAAACAGAAACTTCGATTGCTGCCTGGCTAGGACACGCCTGGCAGCTTCGCGAGCTGAAAGATGCTGGCCTCGTGCAGTCCGACGTGCAACTCGTTCAACTGGCTTTCAACAGCTACGACGATGTGGCCCGCCGCGAATGGGTCGATACGGGTACCTGGATGAATCTCAGCACGGGGGCCATTCAACTTACGCAAAACTATCGTCCCTACTCGGCCGCCAAGCACATCAAAGCGGAAGACAGCTTCTTCCAGGTTGCCCAGGTTAGTGAGCTATGCGTCTATCCCGGCGATGTGAATCCGCGCATCCGCTGGGAAGGGATGACCATGCGACCGCTCGAAGCCAACGACTTCAAAAGGATTCGCAGCTTTGCGCACGACAGCTTTGCCGAGGTCATCAAGCAGGTAAAAAACCAACTCAAAAGTCCCTTGGCCGATAAGTTGCCGGTGTATGCGTTGAACTTCGATCGCATCGGCCGCGTTGGGGATCAACTGGTCGTTCAAGATTCCCAAGGACAGCGACTGGTTCTCACCGAAGTGGGTCTCGCCGAAGAGCCAAGTACCTGCAATCTTTTGCCCCTCTTGCCCTCTTCGCGGCTGGCTGGGCAGATTCTGATCGCTCGCTTTCGACATGACCTCGATACGCGCAAGCTACAGGTCAAACCGTTGTCGATCGTCACGTCCACGTCCATTGATCGCCTCACGTACTGA
- a CDS encoding CBM96 family carbohydrate-binding protein yields MNAPEHLEEFRELCEKLLEDRITAQEMTRLEMLFLSSQPLRREFVELSHLHASLASMARKAGWQAILDGEASTPETQASKQASLPGPSGGKTRIWTAVAATLALALSLVMILRPAPQAPKNLTFATISTTDGSRWISASIPTANDTRIGVGRVQLADGIAKFVFDNGAKVEIEGPADFEIFSDMRCELHTGKLVATMSPTSKGFSIETPDALLIDQGTSFGVNVTDQGMSSLQVFDGLVDIKHHESGTKLSIREQEAAEISQQGVAKYSNFTEAFRGGFSKSDSEEERRQIQLTTATGAGQDQWIIRDPDERYGPDDLLMIKLAKRDYKQFDRKIYLQFDLTKIDLTRLEEASLTMTASPTGIGYASRMPDATFEVFALTDDQLDAWAMDDLTWENAPANVPSGDQLDETKTTPLGTFTIPRGRKQGTYSISGASLVDLIKSDANRLVTLIIVPKTREAISGALVHGFAAGNHLTLPPPTLRLIMEK; encoded by the coding sequence ATGAACGCCCCAGAACACCTAGAAGAATTCCGCGAGCTGTGCGAAAAGCTTCTCGAAGACCGCATCACGGCCCAAGAGATGACGCGACTTGAGATGCTGTTCCTTTCTTCGCAGCCCCTGCGGCGCGAGTTCGTCGAGCTTTCACACCTGCACGCCTCATTGGCTTCCATGGCCCGCAAAGCAGGCTGGCAAGCAATCCTCGATGGCGAAGCTTCTACGCCAGAAACACAAGCATCCAAGCAAGCATCGCTGCCAGGTCCTTCCGGCGGCAAAACCAGGATCTGGACCGCCGTCGCGGCGACCCTGGCGTTGGCACTTTCACTGGTGATGATCCTCCGTCCCGCTCCGCAGGCCCCGAAGAACCTGACCTTCGCGACGATCTCGACCACCGACGGAAGCCGCTGGATCTCCGCTTCGATCCCCACGGCCAACGACACCCGTATCGGGGTTGGTCGCGTCCAACTCGCCGACGGCATCGCGAAGTTCGTCTTCGATAACGGCGCCAAGGTCGAGATCGAAGGGCCTGCCGACTTCGAAATCTTTAGCGACATGCGATGCGAACTGCACACGGGAAAACTGGTCGCGACGATGAGCCCGACCTCGAAGGGTTTTTCGATCGAAACGCCTGACGCGCTGCTCATCGACCAAGGCACCAGCTTTGGCGTGAACGTGACCGACCAGGGCATGTCGAGCCTGCAGGTCTTCGACGGCCTGGTCGATATCAAGCACCACGAAAGCGGCACCAAGCTTTCGATCCGCGAACAGGAAGCAGCCGAGATTTCGCAGCAAGGGGTTGCCAAGTATTCAAACTTTACGGAAGCATTCCGCGGCGGTTTCAGCAAGTCGGATAGCGAGGAGGAACGTCGCCAGATCCAGCTTACCACCGCCACCGGTGCCGGCCAGGACCAATGGATCATTCGTGATCCGGACGAGCGATACGGCCCGGACGACCTACTGATGATCAAGCTCGCCAAACGTGACTACAAGCAGTTCGACCGTAAGATCTACCTTCAGTTCGATCTGACGAAGATCGATCTCACGCGATTGGAAGAGGCTTCGTTGACGATGACTGCCTCACCGACCGGAATCGGCTATGCGTCGCGAATGCCGGACGCCACCTTCGAGGTCTTTGCCCTGACCGACGACCAACTCGATGCCTGGGCGATGGACGATCTGACCTGGGAAAACGCACCCGCGAATGTTCCCTCAGGCGACCAACTCGACGAAACCAAAACCACGCCCTTGGGAACGTTCACGATTCCCCGCGGTCGAAAACAGGGTACGTATTCGATATCGGGTGCCTCCCTGGTCGACCTCATCAAGTCGGACGCCAATCGACTGGTTACTCTCATCATTGTTCCCAAGACGCGTGAAGCAATCAGCGGCGCGCTCGTCCATGGCTTCGCCGCCGGCAACCACTTAACCTTGCCCCCACCTACCCTTCGACTCATCATGGAGAAATAG
- a CDS encoding DUF1559 domain-containing protein, with product MTFRVGFSSGKYKGFTLVELLVVIAIIGVLIALLLPAVQQAREAARRMQCSNNLKQLGLALHNYHDTFGKLPSGGHQETELSWHVSVLPFMEESALYDLFAFTAGGYAQTNKVQHATHRVDGFLCPSGTLEKATDSGHTDKYTTHYYGVMGPKGTNPVSSNAYVGNYSSTGGTCPVSSHGGLADQGMLRTNQNRAFRDVTDGTSNTLMIGEKSWDKPSGGADFARYRPWTRGSAGTSGGCWASGVKNLAYPINSQHVTQFNDISFGSEHPGGAMFLNVDGSVAFLPETIDFGVLLSNASRDGGEPVVRN from the coding sequence ATGACGTTTCGAGTGGGCTTTTCTTCCGGGAAATACAAAGGATTTACGCTCGTTGAATTACTAGTTGTGATTGCCATTATCGGTGTGCTGATTGCTTTGCTATTGCCAGCCGTGCAGCAGGCACGCGAGGCCGCGCGGCGGATGCAATGCAGTAACAATTTGAAGCAACTCGGGCTGGCCCTGCACAACTACCACGATACCTTCGGCAAACTGCCATCGGGGGGACATCAAGAGACCGAACTGAGTTGGCACGTTTCGGTGCTGCCGTTTATGGAGGAATCGGCGCTGTACGACCTGTTTGCCTTCACGGCCGGCGGCTATGCCCAGACCAATAAGGTGCAGCATGCCACCCACCGTGTCGATGGTTTTTTATGCCCTAGCGGTACGCTTGAAAAGGCCACCGACTCGGGACATACCGATAAGTACACGACGCACTACTACGGTGTGATGGGGCCCAAGGGGACCAACCCTGTTTCCTCAAATGCGTACGTCGGTAATTACTCTTCCACCGGTGGTACTTGCCCGGTTAGTTCCCACGGCGGTCTTGCGGATCAGGGAATGCTTCGTACGAATCAGAATCGAGCCTTCCGGGATGTTACCGACGGAACCTCCAACACGTTGATGATCGGTGAGAAGTCGTGGGATAAGCCCTCAGGCGGCGCCGACTTCGCTCGTTACCGACCTTGGACGCGCGGCTCGGCCGGCACCAGCGGCGGATGTTGGGCATCGGGAGTGAAGAATTTGGCCTACCCCATCAATTCGCAGCACGTCACGCAGTTCAACGACATCTCGTTTGGCAGCGAGCATCCAGGCGGAGCCATGTTCCTGAACGTGGACGGCTCGGTCGCATTTCTTCCAGAAACGATCGACTTTGGCGTGCTGCTTTCCAACGCCAGCCGCGATGGTGGTGAACCAGTGGTGCGGAACTAA
- a CDS encoding sigma-70 family RNA polymerase sigma factor has product MPESDDENDRPMPSPPGGPTTRDEEFVQLFTLNQHQIYIYLVSLVHDQNSADDIFQETMLVLWREFERFESGTNFMAWSCTVALNQVRAWRKKQQRDRLQFSDEFLDALSQELDSSADYLKKRYELLHDCIAKLPQHHRQLIAYRYSSGHAINEIAEQTQRSIDAVYRLLSRIRRSLQDCVTDQLILEDA; this is encoded by the coding sequence ATGCCCGAATCCGACGACGAAAACGATCGCCCAATGCCCAGTCCCCCAGGTGGACCCACCACCCGGGACGAGGAATTCGTGCAGCTTTTTACGCTGAATCAGCACCAGATTTACATCTATCTGGTCAGCCTGGTCCACGACCAGAATTCCGCGGACGATATTTTTCAAGAGACGATGTTGGTTCTGTGGCGCGAGTTCGAACGTTTTGAGTCCGGCACCAACTTCATGGCGTGGTCATGCACGGTAGCCCTGAATCAAGTCCGGGCGTGGCGAAAGAAACAGCAGCGAGACCGGCTTCAGTTTTCCGACGAGTTTCTCGATGCCCTCAGCCAGGAACTCGATTCCAGCGCGGACTACCTCAAGAAGCGGTACGAGTTGCTGCATGATTGCATCGCCAAACTTCCACAACATCATCGTCAACTGATTGCCTACCGCTATTCGTCTGGGCATGCCATCAACGAAATCGCCGAACAAACTCAACGCAGTATCGACGCCGTTTATCGCCTGCTCAGTCGCATACGGCGCAGCTTGCAAGATTGCGTAACCGATCAACTCATCCTCGAGGACGCGTGA
- a CDS encoding HEAT repeat domain-containing protein: MSIAVLAQVYDEVRRLSIAGSSVAPGDFRLKKLIAPLEKSGEKAPVFKKVAESVSKVIESNETTSAEALLDLSTLVNAILYTQGEVGAEGDLEPVEQIGEGILPKRTPASLLKSVATALTTAGSGRLELVQESLAQDPFPDPRLLGPAIDALDGSYYEVGDLVEKAVLPQYGKSIVPIVLEKFDRKGGAGDARRLSLLHRVDPEGAESIIHEVLEDGSSEVKIVAISKLRDPKSVPFLIEQSKAKASKVRDAAFSALAEIDSDEGAKYLIERMKEKGHLRSIREGLKSRHPKAVKVLLDETRAAWQTLLDTKETDKKAHEAAHTRLVTLLSALEHRSDKETEKLLLELFPQRAAITKAEGKHGAKTCSDCILARMSECSDKTRELLIAEHETYEDYELAIAARAALQQDDPAKFYDVFHVYIESGKNAKTKKRSAQSKAEAITQAICNEIGSVYHYWYEIINQEREQEVVRKRDQFDPRWLDLAVKHNNMELVYALARPDHKPAHKALEAELQKRLKAKRVDYHLMDFVQAVVRAKHPDSADLIIETIRNASKRGTGYYAYALARLIPALDKSALPKLEALLSELPDNEADRYVLAVAELKNRR, from the coding sequence ATGAGTATCGCGGTTCTCGCCCAGGTCTACGACGAAGTACGTCGACTCTCAATCGCCGGCAGTAGCGTCGCCCCGGGTGACTTTCGTTTAAAGAAACTGATCGCCCCGCTCGAAAAGTCCGGCGAAAAGGCACCGGTTTTCAAGAAGGTCGCCGAATCGGTCAGCAAAGTCATCGAAAGCAACGAAACCACTTCTGCCGAAGCACTGCTCGACTTGAGCACCCTGGTCAACGCCATCCTTTACACGCAAGGGGAAGTCGGTGCCGAAGGAGACCTGGAACCGGTAGAGCAGATCGGCGAAGGCATCCTCCCCAAACGGACGCCGGCCAGCTTGCTGAAATCGGTCGCCACGGCCCTGACGACCGCCGGCTCGGGGCGGCTGGAACTAGTCCAGGAGTCTCTCGCGCAAGATCCCTTCCCCGACCCACGGCTACTCGGGCCCGCCATCGATGCGCTCGATGGTTCCTACTACGAGGTTGGCGACCTGGTCGAGAAGGCCGTTCTCCCCCAGTACGGCAAGTCCATCGTTCCGATCGTGCTCGAAAAGTTCGACCGCAAAGGAGGGGCTGGCGATGCCCGGCGACTATCGCTGTTGCATCGCGTCGATCCTGAGGGAGCCGAATCGATCATTCATGAAGTGCTCGAGGACGGTTCGAGCGAGGTGAAAATCGTCGCGATCTCGAAGCTGCGCGATCCGAAGAGTGTTCCCTTTCTGATTGAACAATCGAAAGCCAAGGCGTCCAAAGTGCGCGACGCCGCATTCTCGGCTCTTGCTGAAATCGACAGCGACGAGGGCGCGAAGTATCTCATCGAGCGGATGAAAGAGAAAGGACATCTGAGGTCGATACGCGAAGGGCTCAAGAGCCGTCACCCAAAGGCCGTGAAAGTGCTGCTGGATGAAACGCGCGCGGCCTGGCAAACGCTGCTCGACACGAAGGAGACCGACAAGAAGGCGCACGAGGCAGCCCACACTCGCCTGGTAACGCTTCTGTCGGCCCTCGAGCATCGCAGCGACAAGGAAACAGAGAAGCTTCTTCTCGAGCTGTTTCCGCAACGGGCTGCGATCACTAAGGCCGAAGGGAAACATGGCGCCAAGACATGTTCCGATTGTATCTTAGCCCGTATGTCGGAGTGCAGCGACAAAACGCGCGAATTGCTCATTGCCGAGCATGAGACCTACGAAGACTACGAACTGGCCATCGCCGCCCGAGCGGCCCTGCAACAAGATGACCCGGCCAAGTTCTACGACGTCTTCCACGTCTATATCGAGAGCGGCAAAAACGCGAAAACCAAGAAGCGATCCGCTCAGTCGAAGGCCGAAGCGATCACCCAGGCAATCTGCAACGAGATAGGCTCGGTCTATCACTACTGGTACGAAATCATCAACCAAGAACGCGAGCAGGAAGTCGTCCGAAAACGCGACCAATTCGATCCTCGCTGGCTCGACCTGGCCGTCAAGCATAACAACATGGAATTGGTCTACGCGTTGGCTCGGCCCGATCACAAACCGGCTCACAAGGCGCTCGAGGCGGAACTCCAGAAACGCCTGAAGGCGAAACGGGTCGACTATCACCTGATGGACTTCGTCCAGGCAGTCGTCCGCGCGAAGCACCCGGACTCGGCCGACCTGATCATTGAAACGATCCGAAATGCCAGTAAACGCGGCACCGGCTATTACGCATATGCCCTGGCCCGCTTGATTCCTGCGTTGGACAAAAGCGCACTACCGAAACTCGAGGCGCTCTTAAGCGAACTGCCTGACAACGAAGCCGACCGCTACGTGTTGGCCGTGGCCGAACTGAAGAACCGCCGCTGA